The following are encoded in a window of Manduca sexta isolate Smith_Timp_Sample1 chromosome 16, JHU_Msex_v1.0, whole genome shotgun sequence genomic DNA:
- the LOC115451062 gene encoding CCR4-NOT transcription complex subunit 11 codes for MSQHMINENSKYILDLFSEQTIDSQSLDSICVQVQKKFPKTDHFNLCLLLSSLITGGDLPLPGQRVVALALLFDIYKVDNPFSSLFLHLLEGKPGLLPLAPQERLFIGQLHGFLPVNIKDVMKKTAKLVMLTEVSPKELEYDYSSLQVLVAERIADMSSMARATAPALIPLSDGPPNRIALKELLEALMSNDYLPLHRTLQAAGPIPPPTFLMDTNDIPFADEAVWKNLVNRGTYIPMYDSDYTGLTGLKMDRVDKRPHTNQLPHKPKVSEPEEKKEKPEEKKMEVDGPTAVAEAKELTLVALKGALSVQHQQRLLALLDQDPNIVYEIGITPNQLPELVENNPMVAISVLLKLIHSQHITEYFSVLVNMEMSLHSMEVVNRLTTSVDLPVEFVHLYISNCISTCETIRDRYMQNRLVRLVCVFLQSLIRNKIINVKELFIEVEAFCVEFSRIREAAALFRLLKQLDSGDHKEAKD; via the exons atgtcCCAGCACATGATAAACGAGAACAGTAAATATATACTGGA CTTGTTTTCAGAACAGACGATAGACTCGCAGAGTTTAGATTCGATTTGTGTTCAAGTGCAAAAGAAATTTCCCAAAACTGACCATTTTAATT TATGCCTCCTCCTCTCATCCTTGATCACAGGGGGTGATCTGCCACTGCCCGGCCAGCGGGTTGTAGCTCTAGCATTGCTGTTTGATATATACAAAGTGGACAATCCGTTCAGCTCCCTCTTCCTGCACCTGCTGGAGGGGAAACCGGGGCTACTGCCCCTCGCACCACAGGAGAGACTGTTCATAGGACAACTGCATGGGTTCCTACCCGTTAATATTAAAGAT gTTATGAAGAAGACTGCCAAGCTAGTGATGCTGACGGAAGTCTCGCCCAAGGAGCTGGAGTATGACTATTCATCGCTGCAGGTGCTAGTGGCCGAAAGAATCGCTGACATGAGCTCTATGGCGCGCGCGACGGCGCCCGCTCTCATACCGCTCAGCGATGG CCCCCCCAATCGCATCGCCCTGAAGGAGTTGCTGGAGGCGCTGATGTCGAACGACTACCTGCCGCTGCACCGCACGCTGCAGGCCGCCGGACCCATCCCGCCTCCCACGTTCCTCATGGACACCAACGACATACCATTCGCTGATGAG GCTGTGTGGAAGAACCTGGTAAACAGAGGGACATACATTCCTATGTACGACTCGGACTATACAGGATTGACGGGACTCAAGATGGACAGAGTAGACAAAAGGCCACACACGAACCAACTCCCACACAAGCCGAAGGTTAGTGAG CCAGAAGAAAAGAAAGAGAAGCCAGAAGAGAAGAAGATGGAGGTAGATGGCCCCACGGCGGTGGCAGAAGCGAAGGAGTTGACCCTGGTGGCGCTGAAGGGAGCCCTCAGCGTGCAGCACCAGCAGCGCCTGCTCGCGTTACTCGACCAGGACCCTAACATCGTCTACGAGATAGGCATCACGCCCAACCAG tTACCAGAGCTAGTGGAGAACAATCCGATGGTGGCAATCTCCGTGCTGCTGAAGTTGATCCACTCTCAGCACATCACCGAGTACTTCAGCGTGCTTGTCAACATGGAGATGTCGCTGCACTCCATGGAGGTCGTCAACAG GCTCACCACGTCCGTGGACTTACCGGTGGAGTTTGTGCACTTATACATTAGCAACTGCATATCGACGTGCGAGACGATCCGCGACCGGTACATGCAGAACCGGCTCGTGCGCCTCGTCTGCGTGTTCCTGCAGTCGCTCATCAGGAACAAGATCATCAACGTCAAG GAGTTGTTCATCGAAGTGGAGGCGTTCTGCGTGGAGTTCAGCCGTATCCGCGAGGCGGCCGCGCTGTTCCGCCTCCTCAAGCAGCTCGACTCCGGCGACCACAAGGAAGCCAAGGACTAG
- the LOC115451063 gene encoding LOW QUALITY PROTEIN: acyl-CoA-binding domain-containing protein 6-like (The sequence of the model RefSeq protein was modified relative to this genomic sequence to represent the inferred CDS: substituted 1 base at 1 genomic stop codon) → MSDGRSVSGQLKKFVFRGKSSTNGDTRGEYLEIVIPELLSAGYSFYTWPSAPLLAWYLWTQRRNLRGLRVLELGCGTGLPGILAAKCGARVTLTDSVALPRSLRHLAACCEANGLVPNRDVKITGLAWGLLLADVHNLRPVDLLLASDCFYEPTQFEEILSTVAYLLDGTDARFLCSYQERSADWSIEALLKKWGLKGALLDLDSLSESSGYRITRXLAFIMAEALPEYPDSDFSDEDQTPLDASFNKATDHVRKITSKLNNNQLLELYGLFKQGTEGKCNTPKPGWLDGRGRRKWDAWRALEDMPCDQAKEKYILLVQKYDPEWSELSDNPGNSSVWVAVSSLRHSPEPDLIHSELTLLDAARENCSERVTELLRKNPDLRHDKDEDGLTALHWAADRNATQALAAALQGGCEIDAVDETGQTALHYAASCGHIEATSMLVKAGASILKDEDDCTPLDLATDEEVKKILEGAT, encoded by the exons ATGAGCGATGGTAGATCTGTGAGTGGTCAGCTGAAAAAGTTTGTGTTCCGCGGAAAATCATCCACTAACGGAGACACACGAGGTGAATATCTAGAGATCGTGATACCAGAGTTGCTATCGGCCGGCTATTCGTTTTACACGTGGCCGTCAGCGCCGCTGCTTGCCTGGTACCTTTGGACGCAGAGGCGGAACTTGCGCGGACTGCGAGTGTTGGAGCTCGGCTGCGGCACTGGCCTACCTGGTATTCTAGCGGCGAAGTGCGGGGCCCGCGTCACACTCACTGACAGTGTAGCGTTGCCACGATCCCTCAGGCACTTGGCAGCTTGTTGCGAGGCCAACGGACTCGTACCCAATCGCGACGTGAAAATCACAGGCCTAGCGTGGGGTCTTCTGTTGGCCGACGTACACAACCTGCGGCCTGTAGACCTGCTGCTCGCGTCAGATTGTTTTTACGAGCCCACGCAGTTCGAAGAGATCTTGTCGACAGTTGCTTACTTGTTGGATGGTACTGACGCGCGATTTTTGTGTTCTTACCAGGAACGCAGCGCCGACTGGTCCATTGAAGCTCTGCTGAAGAAGTGGGGACTGAAGGGCGCTCTGCTGGACTTGGACTCCCTGAGTGAGAGCTCTGGC TACAGAATAACTAGATAGTTAGCTTTTATAATGGCAGAAGCACTTCCAGAGTACCCTGATTCAGACTTCTCTGATGAGGACCAGACACCACTTGATGCATCATTCAACAAAGCTACAGACCATGTCAGAAAGATCACAAGCAAGTTGAACAACAATCAACTACTTGAACTTTACGGATTATTCAAACAAGGTACTGAGGGCAAATGCAACACCCCAAAGCCTGGGTGGCTGGATGGCAGAGGGCGCAGAAAATGGGATGCATGGAGAGCTCTAGAAGACATGCCCTGTGACCAGGCCAAGGAGAAATATATCCTATTAGTACAAAAATATGATCCAGAATGGTCTGAGTTGTCCGATAATCCTGGCAATTCTTCAGTGTGGGTTGCCGTATCATCATTACGCCATTCCCCAGAACCTGATTTGATTCACAGTGAACTGACATTATTAGACGCAGCTAGAGAAAATTGCAGTGAAAGAGTAACTGAGCTTTTACGTAAGAATCCTGATCTTCGGCATGATAAGGATGAGGATGGACTAACGGCGCTGCACTGGGCCGCGGATAGGAACGCTACACAGGCTCTTGCAGCTGCTTTACAAGGAGGATGTGAAATTGATGCAGTAGACGAGACTGGACAGACTGCACTACATTATGCTGCTTCTTGTGGACACATAGAGGCCACTAGCATGCTTGTTAAGGCAGGAGCATCCATATTGAAAGATGAGGATGACTGTACACCGCTAGACTTGGCTACTGATGAAGAAGTAAAGAAAATTCTGGAAGGTGCTACATAG